A genome region from Pseudorca crassidens isolate mPseCra1 chromosome 20, mPseCra1.hap1, whole genome shotgun sequence includes the following:
- the ZNF444 gene encoding zinc finger protein 444 isoform X2, producing the protein MAASCGVLTLRGDRSSLPTKTRCRPAGPMEAPAAQPVKQECRAAEGLTLDSPWHRFRHFHLGDAPGPREALGLLRALCRDWLRPEVHTKEQMLELLVLEQFLSALPADLQAWVCSRRPQSGEEAVALLEELWGPAMRAPRDAAEGSGVGVGKEDGGVTPSGDAAPGAEELATGDAQAARPYKQEPGSPQPAPPPPPAPGLPAFLAAPGSASCPECGKASLKPAHLLRHRQSHSGEKPHACPECGKAFRRKEHLRRHRGTHPGGPGPALRPLPAREKPHACCECGKTFYWREHLVRHRKTHSGARPFACWECGKGFGRREHVLRHQRIHGRAAGAGGAAAPGPEGGGPFPPWPLG; encoded by the exons atggctgcttcCTGCGGTGTCCTCACACTCAGGGGAGACAGATCTTCGCTTCCTACGAAGAC GCGCTGCCGTCCCGCCGGCCCCATGGAGGCCCCGGCCGCCCAGCCTGTGAAGCAGGAGTGCCGGGCCGCCGAGGGCCTGACCCTGGACTCGCCGTGGCACCGCTTCCGTCACTTCCACCTGGGCGACGCCCCGGGCCCCCGCGAGGCGCTGGGCCTGCTGCGCGCCTTGTGCCGGGACTGGCTGCGGCCCGAGGTGCACACCAAGGAGCAGATGCTGGAGCTACTGGTGCTGGAGCAGTTCCTGAGCGCCCTGCCCGCTGACCTCCAGGCCTGGGTGTGCAGCCGGCGGCCCCAGAGCGGGGAGGAGGCCGTGGCCCTGCTGGAGGAGCTCTGG GGACCAGCAATGAGGGCACCTCGGGATGCGGCAGAAGGCTCCGGGGTCGGCGTGGGAAAGGAAGACGGTGGGGTAACGCCCTCAG GAGACGCGGCCCCCGGGGCTGAGGAACTGGCGACGGGGGACGCCCAGGCCGCGCGCCCTTACAAGCAGGAGCCGGGCAGCCCCCAGCCAGCGCcaccgcccccaccggcgcccggCCTGCCCGCCTTCCTGGCGGCCCCGGGCTCTGCGTCCTGCCCCGAGTGCGGCAAGGCCTCGCTGAAGCCGGCGCACCTGCTGCGCCATCGGCAGAGCCACTCGGGCGAGAAGCCGCACGCCTGCCCCGAGTGCGGCAAGGCCTTCCGGCGCAAGGAGCACCTGCGGCGCCACCGCGGCACGCACCCCGGCGGCCCGGGTCCGGCCCTGCGCCCGCTGCCTGCGCGCGAGAAGCCACACGCCTGCTGCGAGTGCGGCAAGACCTTCTACTGGCGCGAGCACCTGGTGCGCCACCGCAAGACGCACTCGGGCGCGCGGCCGTTCGCTTGCTGGGAGTGCGGCAAGGGCTTCGGGCGCCGCGAGCACGTGCTGCGCCACCAGCGCATCCACGGGCGCGCGGCGGGCGCGGGCGGGGCGGCGGCGCCGGGCCCCGAAGGCGGGGGTCCCTTCCCGCCCTGGCCGCTGGGGTAG
- the ZNF444 gene encoding zinc finger protein 444 isoform X3, with amino-acid sequence MEAPAAQPVKQECRAAEGLTLDSPWHRFRHFHLGDAPGPREALGLLRALCRDWLRPEVHTKEQMLELLVLEQFLSALPADLQAWVCSRRPQSGEEAVALLEELWGPAMRAPRDAAEGSGVGVGKEDGGVTPSGDAAPGAEELATGDAQAARPYKQEPGSPQPAPPPPPAPGLPAFLAAPGSASCPECGKASLKPAHLLRHRQSHSGEKPHACPECGKAFRRKEHLRRHRGTHPGGPGPALRPLPAREKPHACCECGKTFYWREHLVRHRKTHSGARPFACWECGKGFGRREHVLRHQRIHGRAAGAGGAAAPGPEGGGPFPPWPLG; translated from the exons ATGGAGGCCCCGGCCGCCCAGCCTGTGAAGCAGGAGTGCCGGGCCGCCGAGGGCCTGACCCTGGACTCGCCGTGGCACCGCTTCCGTCACTTCCACCTGGGCGACGCCCCGGGCCCCCGCGAGGCGCTGGGCCTGCTGCGCGCCTTGTGCCGGGACTGGCTGCGGCCCGAGGTGCACACCAAGGAGCAGATGCTGGAGCTACTGGTGCTGGAGCAGTTCCTGAGCGCCCTGCCCGCTGACCTCCAGGCCTGGGTGTGCAGCCGGCGGCCCCAGAGCGGGGAGGAGGCCGTGGCCCTGCTGGAGGAGCTCTGG GGACCAGCAATGAGGGCACCTCGGGATGCGGCAGAAGGCTCCGGGGTCGGCGTGGGAAAGGAAGACGGTGGGGTAACGCCCTCAG GAGACGCGGCCCCCGGGGCTGAGGAACTGGCGACGGGGGACGCCCAGGCCGCGCGCCCTTACAAGCAGGAGCCGGGCAGCCCCCAGCCAGCGCcaccgcccccaccggcgcccggCCTGCCCGCCTTCCTGGCGGCCCCGGGCTCTGCGTCCTGCCCCGAGTGCGGCAAGGCCTCGCTGAAGCCGGCGCACCTGCTGCGCCATCGGCAGAGCCACTCGGGCGAGAAGCCGCACGCCTGCCCCGAGTGCGGCAAGGCCTTCCGGCGCAAGGAGCACCTGCGGCGCCACCGCGGCACGCACCCCGGCGGCCCGGGTCCGGCCCTGCGCCCGCTGCCTGCGCGCGAGAAGCCACACGCCTGCTGCGAGTGCGGCAAGACCTTCTACTGGCGCGAGCACCTGGTGCGCCACCGCAAGACGCACTCGGGCGCGCGGCCGTTCGCTTGCTGGGAGTGCGGCAAGGGCTTCGGGCGCCGCGAGCACGTGCTGCGCCACCAGCGCATCCACGGGCGCGCGGCGGGCGCGGGCGGGGCGGCGGCGCCGGGCCCCGAAGGCGGGGGTCCCTTCCCGCCCTGGCCGCTGGGGTAG
- the ZNF444 gene encoding zinc finger protein 444 isoform X1, with protein sequence MFARTHRPLAALRCILGNVVPALAEPFGDGSEWVATARANGNPLLPRCFVGDVVLGEAGGVVGGKDHWVSGSVGGRGTDEFGAKPAGAWSPGELCAHVRGGEGAWGASPGRVRRCRPAGPMEAPAAQPVKQECRAAEGLTLDSPWHRFRHFHLGDAPGPREALGLLRALCRDWLRPEVHTKEQMLELLVLEQFLSALPADLQAWVCSRRPQSGEEAVALLEELWGPAMRAPRDAAEGSGVGVGKEDGGVTPSGDAAPGAEELATGDAQAARPYKQEPGSPQPAPPPPPAPGLPAFLAAPGSASCPECGKASLKPAHLLRHRQSHSGEKPHACPECGKAFRRKEHLRRHRGTHPGGPGPALRPLPAREKPHACCECGKTFYWREHLVRHRKTHSGARPFACWECGKGFGRREHVLRHQRIHGRAAGAGGAAAPGPEGGGPFPPWPLG encoded by the exons ATGTTTGCGAGGACCCATAGGCCGCTGGCAGCCCTTCGATGCATcttgggaaatgtagttcctGCTCTGGCGGAGCCATTCGGGGACGGGAGTGAGTGGGTCGCCACGGCGAGAGCCAATGGGAATCCACTTTTGCCGCGATGCTTCGTGGGAGATGTAGTTCTGGGTGAAGCCGGCGGGGTAGTTGGGGGAAAGGACCACTGGGTTTCTGggagtgttggggggagggggacagatgAGTTTGGCGCAAAGCCTGCCGGGGCATGGAGTCCTGGTGAGCTTTGTGCGCATGTGCGAGGTGGCGAGGGGGCTTGGGGGGCCTCGCCCGGGAGAGTGAG GCGCTGCCGTCCCGCCGGCCCCATGGAGGCCCCGGCCGCCCAGCCTGTGAAGCAGGAGTGCCGGGCCGCCGAGGGCCTGACCCTGGACTCGCCGTGGCACCGCTTCCGTCACTTCCACCTGGGCGACGCCCCGGGCCCCCGCGAGGCGCTGGGCCTGCTGCGCGCCTTGTGCCGGGACTGGCTGCGGCCCGAGGTGCACACCAAGGAGCAGATGCTGGAGCTACTGGTGCTGGAGCAGTTCCTGAGCGCCCTGCCCGCTGACCTCCAGGCCTGGGTGTGCAGCCGGCGGCCCCAGAGCGGGGAGGAGGCCGTGGCCCTGCTGGAGGAGCTCTGG GGACCAGCAATGAGGGCACCTCGGGATGCGGCAGAAGGCTCCGGGGTCGGCGTGGGAAAGGAAGACGGTGGGGTAACGCCCTCAG GAGACGCGGCCCCCGGGGCTGAGGAACTGGCGACGGGGGACGCCCAGGCCGCGCGCCCTTACAAGCAGGAGCCGGGCAGCCCCCAGCCAGCGCcaccgcccccaccggcgcccggCCTGCCCGCCTTCCTGGCGGCCCCGGGCTCTGCGTCCTGCCCCGAGTGCGGCAAGGCCTCGCTGAAGCCGGCGCACCTGCTGCGCCATCGGCAGAGCCACTCGGGCGAGAAGCCGCACGCCTGCCCCGAGTGCGGCAAGGCCTTCCGGCGCAAGGAGCACCTGCGGCGCCACCGCGGCACGCACCCCGGCGGCCCGGGTCCGGCCCTGCGCCCGCTGCCTGCGCGCGAGAAGCCACACGCCTGCTGCGAGTGCGGCAAGACCTTCTACTGGCGCGAGCACCTGGTGCGCCACCGCAAGACGCACTCGGGCGCGCGGCCGTTCGCTTGCTGGGAGTGCGGCAAGGGCTTCGGGCGCCGCGAGCACGTGCTGCGCCACCAGCGCATCCACGGGCGCGCGGCGGGCGCGGGCGGGGCGGCGGCGCCGGGCCCCGAAGGCGGGGGTCCCTTCCCGCCCTGGCCGCTGGGGTAG